The Aerosakkonema funiforme FACHB-1375 region TGAATCATCATTTCTCGAAGATCCAGTAAAGTGATTTCTGGATTGATCGATTGTTTGCAGATTTGCCAAAATTTATCTCTAGCGGTTTGAAAATTAATATTAGTTGCGGATTGAAGATCGATCGTATCGCGCAGAGAATCCAAAATTCTAGACAAATCTTCCTTAAAACTTTCAATCGCTTGGCGAAAATCCTTAACTTCCGGGCGAACGTAGTTAATAAAAGCATTGATAGCGCGATCCAAAGCTTCCCCATCGCGCATAGAAACGCGCATTGTCTCCACGCCACTTTGAATCAAAACAGCAGTTTGGGAATCTTCAAATAAAATGTTGCTATCAGGATATCCCTTACTGAGTTTTTTCTCAATTTCCAGATCTAAATCATCATATTCATCTTTACTTTCCCAGTAACCCCAATCTAACCGCAAAGCATCTTTAATCGTGCCATCTGGATAGACTAACTTGCCGCTTCTGGTTTTATAATCCAATTCAGGGATAAGCAGAAATTCTCTATTTTTGCAATATTCATTTAATAAGTTTTGAAAAGCAACCCGAATCGAGGTTTCGTTGCGAGAACCGCCATACTGAATAATTTTTTCTACTTCTGCCTGATATTGGCTAACCAGAAATTTTGACATAGCTTAATAAAACAGGGCTTAGGTATGTTGTTGCGCTTTAGCGCTAAATCTAGGCTAGCGCTAAAGCGCAACAACGTACCTAGAAAATTGATTAAGTATTGTCACGCTTAGGTAAGTATTGTAAAATTTAATGGACTAAAACCTCATAAAAATGGCACAAGTTAAAGGTATCCTAAGAGAATTCAAACAATTATCATTACTGTATATGTACCCTAAAAGAGAATTTCAAAATGGTGTGTGATATTTGTGGTAGCGAAGGTGCGGGTATCCGCCGAATTACTAGAACCTATGGTAAAGGTGAAGATTTGTTGGTGATAGAGAATATCCCAGTAGTGCGTTGCCCTCATTGTGGTGAAAGTTACCTGACGGCAGAAACATTGCACGAAATTGAGCGCATTAAACTCAATCGTAAAAGCTTGGTGGTTGAGCGTCCAGTGGAAGTGGCTAACTTTGCCTAAATAGCGATCGCACTTTCCCAAAATACCCAAAATGCGATCGTCCTTCTCTCTTTCTCTTCTTCGGAGTCCTAGAGCGCCTCTGTGGTTAAATAAAAAAGATCGATCGCGCTAGTAAAGAAAATGCCAACAAACTTCTTTCTGATTTTGGTGATACTAAAACTGAAATTCAGAAAAGGAGTCTATTAAATGAGAACCTTTACCACTAAAGGAACTGGTACGAATCTAGAACGATTCACCACCGATGCAGGTATCGACTACCAGTTTAATACCGGACACGCCTACAGAGAACATCGAACTGGCCCAGATAGTAATCCCCAACGTGCTGGAACAATTGATATTGTAGAAGACAGCATCGTAGATGACATTCAGCAGTTGCTTGCTTCTGGTGTGACGCTACCGGAATTAAAATCTGCCAATAAACCGCTAGTTCAGATCGTAACCGTCAATAGTGTCAAAATTGTATATAGAGTTGGTACAGTAGGCGGAGTAGTTCGCATTTCAGATTATTGGGCATTGCCATGATTACAAGTGTAAAAGAAGTTTTAGATGCGATCGACCAAGAAAAGGGACACATAGAGCAGCTAAGTGGCGCATCCCAGGATGTTTTAATTACCATACTGCTTGATGCTTTAGCAGAGCAAATTTCTATCGAAAATGCTGGTTATCTGGCACTTCGGGAACTTTGTAATCGAGGTAGCGTACCAATTGAATTACTGCTTTTAGCTCATTCACTAGCGCAATGGGTTTCCTGTGCGACAATTGAAGAACTAGATGGTTATTTTTTAGAACGTGCTAGGGAATTAGCGCCTGACAATCTGCGAGTGCTTTACGCTGTGCTGGAAAAACAGCCTAATATTGAAGGCGATCGCAATCAAAGAGCTTTTGAGCAGAAAATTATAGGCCGCATTTTAAAATTATATCCCGCCGATCCAATTGCCACAGAAGCTAGCGCAATTCTGGTAAATAGCGATCGCAGTCTGCCACTAGATTTTATTAACCGTTTGCCGAATCCCTTAGAAGATGTTGATTTTACACAATTGATAGAGATAATAGGCTAAACTGTAATTATGCCATCCTTCCTAGCTAATCAAAGTGCGATCGCTCATCAAGCTTACGATGACTTGATGACGATGTTAATGCAACTGTATCCTAAACGTCTAGACGAAATCCTCCATCAGCATTTGGAATTCTCATTAGCAATAAATCTTTCTGAATGCTATTTGTTTGTAGTATTTATTGTGGTTTCGTACCTCAACCAAAACTCCGAATGTTTTACCTAACAACGACGCAAACGACTCAGCAACAAAACAATTTCATCAATTGCCGGACGCATCTTTTTCGCCGGTCGATCGTACTGATTTAGCATAATACTAAATATCACCGTTTCGTAACCGGGAACATCAACATATCCAGACAGGGTTGATACACCGCCCAATGTACCAGTTTTGGCTAGCACAATTCCTTGGGCAGCAGTATTTTTAAAGCGATTTTTGAGAGTGCCGCTAACTCCAGCAACTGGCAAAGAAGCGCGGTAAATTTCTGCTTGGGGTGACTGTGCCATTGCTTTGAGCAGTTGTACCAAAGCTAACGGACTAACTAAGTTGTGACGAGATAATCCAGAACCATCTTCGATAACATAACTTTCCGGTTCTACACCCAAATCTGTTAAAGTTTTTTTTAGTACTTCTAATCCCATTTCAGCAGTATTTTGATTGCGAATATCGGATTTTTTGATAGCGCCGATCGTTCGCAGCAAAACCTCGGCATACAAATTATTACTCGGTTGATTGGTATCTATTAAAAGTTGCGATAGTGGGGGAGATTCAACTGCTGCTAATTCCGGTTCATCTGCACTTTTCTGACTCGGTGCAAGCATTGTCTGGGCGATACTAATTCCCTCTGATTCTAAAGCGGTTTGAAAATGCCGCAAAAAGTTTTCTGCCGGATCTCGTACAGCTACACCAACAGGTTCCGGTTCGGAATTAGCTGCCAATTCGCCCCAGATTTGCAAAACAGGTTTACCCAGGACGCCTGTTACTGCAACGGTACTTTCCGAACCATTTTTAGCTGTTACTGAGAAATTTTCCACTTGCCATTGGGAAGCGCTTAAGGGATCGTTCCAGGTAAATTTAAGAGGTTGCCCCAATTTTTGCGGTAATAAGGTCATCTCGATCGCATTTTGATTTAAAATTAAACTATTGACAGGTGCGCCATAATCTGATGCGACATCTTCCCATTGCCAGTTAACATTAACGATCGGCCCCTGAAAATAATCATCATGCACAATTAACTGCTGCACTTGACTAATTCCCTGACGTTTGAGTTGTTGAGCCAAATCTTTTAACTGTGCATCTGTTAAACTGGGATCGCCACGTCCGACAACGCGCAAAACGCCATTGCTGCCATAAACTGATGTGCGAATGCGAAACTGGGAACCTAACTGGTTTAAAGCAACTGCGGTTGTAAATAGTTTGACGTTGGAAGCGGGTGTAAAGTATTGTTGTGCGTCGCGACT contains the following coding sequences:
- a CDS encoding type II toxin-antitoxin system MqsA family antitoxin, whose amino-acid sequence is MVCDICGSEGAGIRRITRTYGKGEDLLVIENIPVVRCPHCGESYLTAETLHEIERIKLNRKSLVVERPVEVANFA
- the dacB gene encoding D-alanyl-D-alanine carboxypeptidase/D-alanyl-D-alanine endopeptidase, which translates into the protein MLMNFKSFAVIGRSIALGVLVLSCQVWVRQLSAKAQSPTLSSREAFASKQAVKQQSYARNICPAQLGQAIDAIANRPEYRRYRWGMLIQTLSSSQILYSRDAQQYFTPASNVKLFTTAVALNQLGSQFRIRTSVYGSNGVLRVVGRGDPSLTDAQLKDLAQQLKRQGISQVQQLIVHDDYFQGPIVNVNWQWEDVASDYGAPVNSLILNQNAIEMTLLPQKLGQPLKFTWNDPLSASQWQVENFSVTAKNGSESTVAVTGVLGKPVLQIWGELAANSEPEPVGVAVRDPAENFLRHFQTALESEGISIAQTMLAPSQKSADEPELAAVESPPLSQLLIDTNQPSNNLYAEVLLRTIGAIKKSDIRNQNTAEMGLEVLKKTLTDLGVEPESYVIEDGSGLSRHNLVSPLALVQLLKAMAQSPQAEIYRASLPVAGVSGTLKNRFKNTAAQGIVLAKTGTLGGVSTLSGYVDVPGYETVIFSIMLNQYDRPAKKMRPAIDEIVLLLSRLRRC